The following are from one region of the Mycolicibacterium diernhoferi genome:
- the glp gene encoding molybdotransferase-like divisome protein Glp — translation MRSVEEQQARVAAAAVAPRPVRVAIAESQGLMCAEEVVTERPLPGFDQAAIDGYAVRSVDVLAVGGTDDDGLHREVSLPVVGEIEAGARTPSRLQPRQAARVQTGAPMPTLADAVLPLRWTDGGQSRVRVLRGVRSGAYVRRTGDDVQPGDVAVRAGTIIGAAQVGLLAAVGRDKVMVHPRPRMTVISVGGELVDVTRTPGNGQVYDVNSYALAAAGRDAGAEVNRVGIVDTDPAKLREVVEGQISRSEVVVIAGAVGGAAAEAVRGVLAELGEMEVVRIAMHPGSVQGFGQLGRDGVPVFLLPANPVSALVVFEVMVRPLIRMSLGKRQPMRRIIQARTLAPITSVAGRKGYLRGQLMRDQDTGEYLVQALGGAPGASSHLLATLAEANCLVIVPSEAEQVRTGEVVDVAFLAQRG, via the coding sequence GTGCGGTCGGTTGAGGAGCAGCAGGCTCGAGTAGCGGCCGCTGCGGTGGCTCCCCGTCCGGTGCGGGTGGCGATCGCCGAATCCCAGGGCCTGATGTGCGCCGAAGAGGTGGTCACCGAGCGTCCGCTGCCCGGCTTCGACCAGGCGGCGATCGACGGCTACGCGGTGCGCAGTGTCGATGTGCTCGCTGTCGGCGGCACCGACGACGACGGGCTCCATCGTGAGGTGAGCCTGCCGGTCGTGGGGGAGATCGAGGCCGGAGCGCGCACGCCCAGCCGGCTGCAGCCGCGGCAGGCGGCCCGCGTGCAGACCGGGGCGCCGATGCCGACACTCGCCGATGCGGTGCTCCCGCTGCGCTGGACCGATGGCGGACAGTCCCGGGTCCGGGTGTTGCGCGGGGTGCGTTCCGGCGCGTATGTGCGCCGCACCGGCGACGATGTGCAGCCCGGCGACGTCGCGGTACGCGCGGGCACCATCATCGGCGCGGCCCAGGTGGGCCTGCTCGCGGCGGTCGGCCGGGACAAGGTGATGGTCCATCCGCGGCCCCGGATGACGGTGATCTCGGTGGGTGGCGAGCTCGTCGACGTCACCCGCACGCCCGGCAACGGCCAGGTCTACGACGTCAATTCCTATGCGCTGGCCGCGGCCGGTCGCGATGCCGGCGCCGAGGTGAACCGGGTGGGCATCGTCGACACCGACCCGGCCAAGCTGCGTGAGGTCGTCGAGGGGCAGATCAGTCGTTCGGAAGTCGTGGTGATCGCCGGAGCGGTCGGCGGCGCCGCCGCCGAGGCGGTGCGGGGGGTGCTCGCCGAGCTCGGCGAGATGGAAGTGGTGCGCATCGCCATGCACCCCGGGTCGGTGCAGGGCTTCGGCCAGCTCGGCCGCGACGGGGTGCCGGTGTTCCTGCTGCCCGCCAATCCGGTGAGCGCGCTGGTGGTGTTCGAGGTGATGGTCCGGCCGCTGATCCGGATGTCGCTGGGGAAGCGTCAGCCGATGCGCCGGATCATCCAGGCCCGCACCCTGGCCCCGATCACCTCGGTGGCCGGCCGCAAGGGCTACCTGCGTGGTCAACTGATGCGCGATCAGGACACCGGCGAGTACCTCGTGCAGGCGCTCGGTGGCGCGCCGGGCGCCTCGTCGCACCTGCTTGCCACCCTGGCCGAGGCCAACTGCCTGGTGATCGTTCCCAGTGAGGCCGAACAGGTCCGTACCGGCGAGGTCGTCGATGTCGCCTTCCTGGCTCAACGCGGCTGA
- a CDS encoding GNAT family N-acetyltransferase yields MSRWRTSPAHPGWPVPVGPIRMPGGMVGLRPVRLRDGPQWSRLRLADREHLEPWEPSSEATWEMRHALSSWPTVCSGLRGEARRGRMLPLVIEVDGQFAGQITIGNITHGALRSAWIGYWVARQFTGGGVATGALALGLDHAFGPVMLHRVEATVRPENAPSRAVLARTGFREEGLLKRYLDVDGAWRDHLLVAITVEEVQGSVAAALVRSGRASWT; encoded by the coding sequence ATGAGCCGCTGGCGCACCAGCCCGGCGCACCCGGGGTGGCCGGTCCCGGTAGGGCCCATCCGGATGCCGGGCGGCATGGTGGGGCTGCGCCCGGTGCGGCTGCGCGACGGCCCACAGTGGAGCCGGCTGCGCCTGGCCGATCGTGAGCACCTGGAACCGTGGGAGCCCAGTTCGGAGGCGACCTGGGAGATGCGTCACGCGCTCTCCTCGTGGCCGACGGTGTGCTCGGGCCTGCGCGGCGAGGCGCGGCGCGGGCGGATGCTGCCGTTGGTCATCGAGGTGGACGGGCAGTTCGCCGGGCAGATCACCATCGGCAACATCACCCACGGCGCGTTGCGTTCGGCGTGGATCGGCTACTGGGTGGCCCGCCAGTTCACCGGGGGCGGGGTCGCCACCGGTGCGCTCGCGCTCGGGCTCGACCACGCCTTCGGGCCGGTGATGCTGCACCGGGTGGAGGCCACGGTGCGGCCGGAGAACGCGCCGAGCCGCGCGGTGCTGGCCAGGACCGGTTTCCGGGAAGAGGGCCTGCTCAAGCGGTATCTCGATGTGGACGGCGCCTGGCGGGATCACCTGCTGGTGGCGATCACCGTCGAGGAGGTCCAGGGTTCGGTGGCCGCCGCGCTGGTGCGCTCGGGCCGGGCCAGCTGGACCTGA
- a CDS encoding FmdB family zinc ribbon protein, which translates to MPTYSYACTECDNRFDEVQAFSDDALTTCPKCNGRLRKLFGSVGVVFKGSGFYRNDSRDSSKSSSTTSASKSSDSSTTPSSSSSDSSSSSSTASSSSSSSSSAPAAAASS; encoded by the coding sequence GTGCCTACCTATTCCTACGCGTGTACCGAGTGTGACAATCGGTTCGACGAGGTCCAGGCGTTCAGCGATGATGCGCTGACCACATGCCCCAAGTGCAATGGACGGCTGCGCAAGCTGTTCGGCTCGGTGGGCGTGGTGTTCAAGGGCAGCGGCTTCTATCGCAACGACAGCCGCGACTCCTCGAAGTCGAGCAGCACCACGAGCGCTTCGAAGAGCAGCGACAGCTCCACCACGCCATCCTCGAGCTCTTCGGACTCGTCGAGCAGCAGCTCGACCGCATCCTCGTCGAGTTCGTCGAGCAGTTCCGCTCCGGCCGCCGCCGCGTCCAGCTAG
- a CDS encoding DUF4239 domain-containing protein — MSAWLVSHIPAGWLLVILIVAVAGGAVLLQRVVRRRFPQLTGEEHNDVTRFTYGVIGFVYAFFIGFVVSAMWGHINTADANVRAEGATAVQLARDTAVFSDQDAGRLRGALLAYGKAALAEWPGTGGHRSPEADRALSDLYRAYEQVTPVTDTQKARLATSLTNLDKVGQARTVRILQARGDDGAPWPLWAVIFLTSALVLGTAIIYGVEKPSLHYPMVAIVGVLVATNLFLILQLAHPFVGDAATSPDPLREFVRVLEQPGG; from the coding sequence ATGAGTGCTTGGCTGGTCAGCCACATCCCGGCCGGCTGGCTTCTCGTCATCCTGATCGTCGCGGTGGCCGGCGGGGCGGTGCTGCTGCAGCGCGTCGTCCGTCGCCGGTTCCCACAGCTGACAGGTGAGGAGCACAACGACGTCACCCGGTTCACCTACGGGGTGATCGGCTTCGTCTACGCGTTCTTCATCGGGTTCGTCGTCTCGGCGATGTGGGGCCACATCAACACCGCCGACGCCAACGTCCGCGCCGAGGGTGCGACGGCGGTGCAGTTGGCAAGAGACACCGCCGTTTTCAGTGATCAGGACGCCGGGCGCCTGCGCGGCGCGCTGCTGGCCTACGGGAAGGCGGCGCTGGCGGAATGGCCCGGCACGGGCGGTCACCGGAGCCCGGAGGCGGATCGTGCGCTGTCCGACCTCTACCGGGCCTACGAACAGGTCACGCCGGTGACGGACACTCAGAAGGCGCGTCTGGCAACGTCATTGACCAACCTCGACAAGGTCGGTCAGGCCCGGACGGTGCGGATTCTGCAGGCCCGCGGCGACGACGGCGCGCCCTGGCCGCTGTGGGCGGTCATCTTCCTGACCAGTGCGCTGGTGCTGGGCACCGCCATCATCTACGGCGTGGAGAAGCCGTCCCTGCACTATCCGATGGTGGCGATCGTCGGCGTCCTGGTGGCCACCAACCTGTTCCTGATCCTGCAGTTGGCCCACCCGTTCGTCGGCGACGCGGCCACCTCACCCGATCCGCTCCGCGAGTTCGTCCGGGTGCTCGAACAACCCGGCGGTTAG
- a CDS encoding UTP--glucose-1-phosphate uridylyltransferase produces MAQAQVPIPRTAVVPAAGLGTRFLPATKTVPKELLPVVDTPGIELVAAEAAEAGGERLIIVTSEGKDGVVAHFVEDLVLEGTLEARGKHVMLEKVRRAPALIKVEAVVQAEPLGLGHAVGCVEDRLLPDEDAIAVLLPDDLVLPTGVLETMSKVRAKRGGSVLCAIEVPGDAISAYGVFDVEVVPDAANPNVLKVKGMVEKPKPEDAPSHFAAAGRYVLDRAIFDALRRVERGVGGEIQLTDAIALLIEEGHPVHVVVHRGSRHDLGNPGGYLKAAVDFALERDDYGPELRRWLVERLGLAEK; encoded by the coding sequence ATGGCACAGGCACAGGTACCGATCCCGCGGACCGCCGTAGTCCCCGCGGCCGGTCTGGGGACCCGTTTTCTCCCGGCGACCAAGACGGTCCCGAAGGAATTGCTGCCGGTGGTGGACACTCCGGGCATCGAACTCGTGGCCGCCGAGGCCGCGGAGGCCGGCGGCGAGCGGCTGATCATCGTCACCTCCGAAGGCAAGGACGGCGTTGTCGCGCACTTCGTCGAGGATCTGGTTCTCGAGGGCACGCTGGAGGCCCGCGGTAAGCACGTGATGCTGGAGAAGGTGCGCCGCGCACCGGCGCTGATCAAGGTCGAGGCCGTGGTGCAGGCCGAGCCGTTGGGCCTGGGGCACGCCGTCGGCTGCGTCGAGGACCGGCTGCTGCCCGACGAGGACGCCATCGCCGTGCTGCTGCCCGACGATCTGGTGCTGCCGACCGGGGTCCTGGAGACCATGTCGAAGGTGCGCGCCAAACGCGGCGGATCGGTGTTGTGTGCCATCGAGGTGCCCGGCGATGCGATCAGCGCCTACGGCGTGTTCGACGTCGAGGTGGTGCCCGATGCGGCGAACCCGAACGTCCTGAAGGTCAAGGGCATGGTGGAGAAGCCCAAGCCGGAGGACGCCCCCTCGCACTTCGCCGCGGCCGGACGGTACGTTCTGGACCGGGCGATTTTCGACGCGTTGCGCCGTGTCGAAAGGGGTGTCGGCGGCGAGATCCAGCTCACCGATGCCATCGCTCTGCTGATCGAGGAGGGCCATCCGGTGCATGTGGTCGTGCACCGCGGCTCCCGACACGACTTGGGAAATCCCGGCGGCTACCTCAAGGCTGCGGTTGACTTTGCGCTAGAACGCGACGACTACGGACCCGAATTGCGGCGATGGCTGGTCGAGCGATTGGGCCTGGCCGAGAAATAA
- a CDS encoding NAD(P)-dependent oxidoreductase, with protein sequence MTVGFIGLGNMGLPMARRLLDAGHPLTVFDTRAEVLERAAGLGATPAASPTEVADRAETVLTSLPSLQAAAEVAAAVAGGSRITHYVDLSTVGAQQAARNHSLLAAAGIAALDCPVSGGVRGAQNGTLALMVSGPRDAFDTLRALLERLGRPIFIGEQPGAAQTMKLANNLLAATTLAATAEAVVLGVKAGLDPNVMIEVFNAGSGATHASRDKFPRAVLPRTFDFGFATGLMVKDLRLCLQEAADLGLDLQVSEAVGQAWETALADQGADSDFTTIIRPIEDAAGVIVDGRHDERNGRS encoded by the coding sequence GTGACCGTCGGCTTCATCGGCCTCGGGAACATGGGCCTCCCGATGGCACGTCGCCTGCTCGACGCCGGGCATCCGCTGACGGTGTTCGACACCCGGGCCGAGGTGCTCGAGCGCGCCGCCGGGCTGGGCGCGACGCCTGCCGCCTCCCCGACCGAGGTCGCCGATCGTGCCGAGACGGTGCTGACCAGCCTGCCCTCGCTGCAGGCCGCCGCCGAGGTGGCCGCCGCCGTGGCCGGCGGCTCCCGCATCACGCACTATGTCGACCTGTCGACCGTCGGCGCCCAGCAGGCCGCCCGGAACCACTCGCTGTTGGCCGCCGCCGGGATCGCCGCGCTGGACTGCCCGGTCAGCGGCGGGGTGCGCGGCGCCCAGAACGGCACACTGGCGCTGATGGTGTCCGGGCCGCGGGATGCGTTCGACACGCTGCGCGCGCTGCTGGAGCGCCTGGGGCGACCCATCTTCATCGGCGAGCAACCCGGCGCGGCGCAGACCATGAAGCTGGCCAACAATCTGCTGGCCGCCACCACCCTGGCCGCCACCGCCGAGGCGGTGGTGCTCGGCGTGAAGGCCGGTCTGGACCCGAACGTGATGATCGAGGTGTTCAACGCGGGTTCGGGCGCCACCCACGCCAGCCGCGACAAGTTCCCCCGCGCCGTCCTGCCGCGCACCTTCGACTTCGGCTTCGCCACCGGCCTGATGGTCAAGGACCTCCGGCTGTGTCTGCAGGAGGCCGCCGATCTTGGTCTGGACCTGCAGGTGTCCGAGGCCGTCGGGCAGGCTTGGGAGACCGCCCTGGCCGATCAGGGCGCCGACTCGGATTTCACCACCATCATCCGGCCGATCGAGGACGCCGCAGGTGTCATCGTCGACGGCCGCCACGACGAGAGGAACGGCCGTTCATGA
- the sepX gene encoding divisome protein SepX/GlpR → MPSIPQSLLWISLVVLWLFVLVPMLVSKRDNVRRTSDVALATRVLNSGRNARLRRPRAAAGHHSDPDWRPAEDEYEPDFDEDDRPRSVVLAAAVEEVEESPYLDVDVVDEDSGALPIGESFQRQAQAEEPEELTLDFDEREPETASQPVAEATEESLDDVTEDAAEEATEEVAQGEEADEADEADDYEYVDDTSGLEAEDGLEDGLEDPDEPALADSMASARRNRYESKTAQAVSARKYTFRKRVLMSMAVAMVLSAVLAAVVSPALWWLVGAVVAVTVLYLAYLRRQTRIEEQLRRRRAQRVMRSRLGVENTGDGEFDVVPSRLRRPGAAVLDIDDEDPAFEHLAYARFARAYDLPRAAGQ, encoded by the coding sequence ATGCCAAGCATCCCCCAATCTCTGTTGTGGATCTCCCTCGTCGTGCTGTGGCTCTTCGTGCTGGTGCCGATGCTGGTGAGCAAACGCGACAATGTCCGCCGCACAAGCGATGTCGCCTTGGCGACCCGGGTGCTCAATTCCGGGCGCAACGCCAGGCTCCGGCGCCCCCGTGCCGCGGCCGGGCATCACAGTGATCCGGACTGGCGGCCCGCCGAGGACGAGTACGAACCCGACTTCGATGAAGACGATCGCCCGCGGTCGGTGGTACTGGCCGCCGCGGTCGAGGAGGTCGAGGAATCGCCCTACCTCGACGTGGACGTCGTCGACGAGGACTCCGGCGCGCTGCCGATCGGTGAGTCCTTCCAGCGGCAGGCCCAGGCCGAGGAGCCTGAGGAGCTGACCCTCGACTTCGACGAGCGGGAGCCCGAGACGGCCTCGCAGCCGGTGGCCGAGGCCACCGAGGAGAGCCTCGACGACGTCACCGAGGACGCCGCGGAGGAGGCCACCGAAGAGGTCGCCCAGGGCGAGGAAGCCGACGAAGCCGATGAGGCCGACGACTACGAGTACGTCGACGACACGTCCGGTCTGGAGGCCGAGGACGGCCTCGAGGACGGCCTCGAAGACCCCGACGAGCCGGCACTCGCCGACTCGATGGCCTCGGCCCGGCGTAACCGATACGAGTCCAAGACCGCGCAGGCGGTGAGCGCGCGCAAGTACACCTTCCGCAAGCGGGTGCTGATGTCGATGGCCGTGGCGATGGTGCTCTCCGCGGTGCTGGCCGCCGTGGTGTCGCCGGCGCTGTGGTGGCTGGTCGGCGCGGTGGTCGCGGTGACCGTGCTGTACCTGGCCTACCTGCGTCGTCAGACCCGGATCGAGGAGCAGTTGCGGCGCCGGCGCGCCCAGCGCGTGATGCGGTCCCGGCTCGGCGTGGAGAACACCGGTGACGGCGAGTTCGACGTGGTGCCGTCGCGTCTGCGCCGTCCGGGTGCGGCCGTGCTGGATATCGACGACGAGGACCCGGCGTTCGAGCATCTGGCGTATGCGCGGTTCGCCCGCGCCTACGATCTGCCGCGCGCGGCGGGCCAGTAG
- a CDS encoding MspA family porin yields the protein MKVISRVLIAMIAAIASLFVSTGTSNAGLDNELSLVDGKDRTLTIQQWDTFLNGVFPLDRNRLTREWFHSGKAKYIVSGPGAEDFEGVLELGYQVGFPWSLGVGINFSYTTPNIAFDGQDYGYAGPGGIDFDVIPAIVTPPLFPGASISADLGNGPGIQEVATFSADVAGAEGAVAVSNAHGTVTGAAGGVLLRPYARLIAAEGDSVTTYGEPWNMN from the coding sequence ATGAAGGTAATCAGTCGGGTGCTAATCGCGATGATCGCGGCCATCGCGTCGCTGTTCGTGAGCACGGGCACCTCGAACGCGGGTCTGGACAACGAGCTGAGCCTCGTGGACGGCAAGGACCGGACTCTGACCATTCAGCAGTGGGACACCTTCCTCAACGGTGTGTTCCCGCTCGACCGCAACCGCCTGACCCGCGAGTGGTTCCACTCCGGCAAGGCCAAGTACATCGTCTCGGGTCCCGGCGCTGAGGACTTCGAGGGTGTGCTGGAGCTGGGTTACCAGGTTGGCTTCCCGTGGTCGCTGGGTGTTGGCATCAACTTCAGCTACACCACCCCCAACATCGCGTTCGACGGCCAGGACTACGGCTACGCGGGCCCCGGCGGCATCGACTTCGACGTCATCCCCGCCATCGTGACCCCGCCGCTGTTCCCCGGCGCCTCGATCAGCGCTGACCTGGGCAACGGCCCCGGCATCCAGGAAGTCGCCACCTTCTCCGCCGACGTCGCCGGCGCCGAAGGTGCGGTCGCGGTCTCCAACGCTCACGGCACCGTGACCGGTGCGGCCGGTGGCGTGCTGCTGCGTCCCTACGCCCGCCTGATCGCCGCAGAGGGTGACAGCGTCACCACCTACGGCGAGCCCTGGAACATGAACTGA
- a CDS encoding 5-formyltetrahydrofolate cyclo-ligase, with protein sequence MAILTKPALRTRILAARRAVPTAARAAETKSLQTQISALAADAGTVCGYIPVGSEPGAAAGDSVPMLDGLSLAGVRVLVPIARTGMPMQWAEYRAGVLVPAPFGLREPPPPWLAPESIAEASVILVPALAVDRRGVRLGRGAGFYDRALPMAAPSARLIAVVRDEEVVDELPAEPHDVPMTHALTPGRGLVALGSVE encoded by the coding sequence GTGGCAATCCTGACAAAACCCGCGCTCAGAACGAGAATTCTTGCGGCTCGGCGGGCAGTGCCGACTGCCGCGCGGGCCGCCGAAACCAAGTCTCTGCAAACGCAAATATCTGCACTCGCCGCCGATGCGGGCACCGTGTGCGGCTACATCCCGGTGGGGTCGGAACCCGGTGCCGCCGCAGGCGACTCGGTGCCGATGCTGGACGGCCTGAGCCTGGCCGGGGTTCGGGTGCTGGTGCCGATCGCCCGCACCGGGATGCCGATGCAGTGGGCCGAGTACCGGGCCGGCGTGCTCGTGCCCGCCCCGTTCGGCCTACGCGAACCGCCGCCGCCCTGGCTGGCACCGGAATCCATCGCCGAGGCGTCGGTGATTCTGGTGCCCGCACTGGCCGTCGACCGCCGGGGGGTGCGACTGGGCCGCGGCGCCGGCTTCTACGACCGGGCACTGCCGATGGCGGCCCCGTCCGCCCGCCTGATCGCGGTCGTACGCGACGAGGAAGTGGTCGACGAACTCCCCGCCGAACCGCACGACGTGCCGATGACCCATGCGCTCACGCCCGGGCGCGGACTGGTGGCGCTGGGGTCGGTGGAATGA
- a CDS encoding carboxymuconolactone decarboxylase family protein, with product MTRVEPLRTKHWPPQMRDALAAMNPPVRRHPPLPTEGRPKGLNVLGAMAYHPELSRAFFTFNGHLLGATTLTPRQRELLVLRTAVLRESEYEWAQHVVIAGDVGISGEEVAEIEVGPQSPIWSDADAALLRTADELVGDGVIGEATWATLTQHLDTQQILDAIFTVGAYETLGWMLRSFGVELDEDVRTYLAEKGFGQAIKPS from the coding sequence ATGACCCGCGTTGAACCGCTGCGAACCAAACACTGGCCACCACAGATGCGCGACGCCCTGGCCGCGATGAACCCGCCGGTGCGCCGTCATCCCCCGTTGCCGACCGAGGGGCGCCCCAAGGGTCTCAACGTGCTGGGCGCGATGGCGTATCACCCGGAGCTTTCGCGGGCCTTCTTCACCTTCAACGGGCATCTGCTGGGGGCCACCACGCTGACCCCACGCCAGCGCGAGCTGTTGGTGTTGCGTACCGCGGTGCTGCGGGAGTCCGAGTACGAGTGGGCTCAGCACGTGGTCATCGCCGGGGACGTCGGCATCTCCGGCGAGGAGGTCGCCGAGATCGAGGTCGGGCCGCAGTCACCGATCTGGTCCGACGCCGACGCCGCGCTGCTGCGCACCGCCGACGAACTCGTCGGCGACGGGGTCATCGGGGAGGCCACCTGGGCCACCCTGACCCAACACCTGGACACCCAGCAGATCCTGGACGCGATCTTCACCGTCGGCGCCTACGAGACGCTGGGCTGGATGCTGCGGTCCTTCGGCGTCGAACTCGACGAGGACGTGCGGACGTACCTGGCCGAGAAGGGATTCGGTCAGGCGATCAAGCCGAGCTGA
- the mscL gene encoding large-conductance mechanosensitive channel protein MscL, which produces MIKGFKEFLLRGNIVDLSVAVVIGTAFTALVTNFTDSIIQPLINRIGAGGESDYGVLRIPIGGDQTIDLNVLLSATINFVLVAAVVYFLVVLPYSRFRKQEEETVEAEVVLLTEIRDLLASRPGPSAEQRVDPDA; this is translated from the coding sequence ATGATCAAGGGTTTCAAAGAATTTCTATTACGCGGCAACATCGTCGACCTGTCGGTCGCGGTGGTCATCGGTACCGCGTTCACCGCGCTCGTCACCAACTTCACCGACAGCATCATCCAGCCGCTGATCAACCGCATCGGCGCAGGCGGCGAGTCCGACTACGGCGTCCTGCGCATTCCGATCGGCGGGGATCAGACCATCGATCTGAACGTCCTGCTGTCGGCGACCATCAACTTCGTCCTCGTCGCCGCCGTCGTGTACTTCCTGGTCGTGCTGCCTTACAGCAGGTTCCGTAAGCAGGAAGAGGAGACCGTGGAGGCGGAGGTGGTGCTGCTCACCGAGATCCGTGACCTGCTGGCCTCGCGTCCGGGGCCTTCGGCCGAACAGCGCGTCGATCCCGACGCCTAG
- a CDS encoding SAF domain-containing protein — translation MGESLNPSPLARLRRAVRPDWSRTVAARRTAAGLLVVLAAAAALRPDPAGQRHDVIVALRDLSPGTPLTDADVGVESRLAATIPDGASRDIQNTFGATLAGPTRRGEVITDVRLLGSRLTEASAGPDARIVPLHLADDALVDLIRPGDVVDVLAAGSTQAGLDSPPEVIATAAIVALVSAESAGPAGASERVVLVVLPRHAANAVAGAALTRQITVTFH, via the coding sequence GTGGGGGAATCGCTGAATCCGTCGCCGCTGGCCCGGTTGCGCCGCGCGGTCCGTCCGGACTGGTCACGCACGGTCGCCGCCCGCCGCACCGCGGCCGGGCTCCTCGTCGTCCTGGCGGCCGCTGCGGCGCTGCGCCCGGACCCGGCCGGACAACGCCACGACGTGATCGTCGCGCTGCGCGACCTCTCCCCCGGCACCCCACTCACCGACGCCGACGTCGGTGTCGAATCACGTTTGGCCGCAACGATTCCCGACGGCGCATCGCGCGACATCCAGAACACGTTCGGAGCCACCCTGGCCGGCCCGACCCGGCGCGGTGAGGTGATCACCGATGTGCGGCTGCTCGGGTCGCGACTGACCGAGGCCAGCGCCGGCCCCGATGCGCGTATCGTGCCGCTACACCTGGCCGACGACGCGCTCGTCGACCTGATCCGCCCGGGTGACGTCGTCGACGTGCTCGCCGCCGGCAGCACCCAGGCGGGCCTGGACTCCCCGCCCGAGGTGATCGCCACGGCGGCGATCGTCGCCCTGGTCTCGGCCGAATCCGCCGGTCCGGCGGGGGCCTCGGAGCGGGTGGTGCTGGTCGTTCTACCCCGCCATGCCGCCAACGCGGTGGCCGGCGCGGCACTGACCCGACAGATCACAGTCACATTTCACTGA
- a CDS encoding alpha/beta hydrolase fold domain-containing protein — protein sequence MWVERYIGRVGALAVALGVGAAIAGSGFGVAHADDGGATATDSSPSSAESPGSATPDDTPEKPDEPEKPAEPQDTAVQDEAEAKPLKGRTVTRADRPRRGYERSTVDEQVAAPAPPKKPKSADPEPAQAKPDAAPAAPEPVPVSGSTAPRDRSVTPEVHATAGPSARVERASARASLGPDAGPSERLPGVGPQLWTLAAFARRDLEPRSAATPAAAEVQKSAVVPAAAPGTVTYTAGPTLFDRVAVVALRVIREVSKFLGVNLYGQLGKAMASSNPPFFARFGLDVKRTEFEVAPGNAWKVWEFTPREPSGKTVIAVHGGGFILEPIALHWIDYADMARRTGATVVVPLYPLATTERGAAVNIVPGMADFIAARIAADGAENVSIYADSAGPNLALGAIREMVLRGDELPSSMVLISFTPDLSLSNPAAFEIDDPILDLDNLEFYSGVNHWGDGLDPRDPMISPLFLEEEVLAALPPTTIYVGSLEFVLPDTLLFHQRAVAAGASVSTVVGVGQYHDWPIGGLPINSQAPKVRKAIFRQLGLIA from the coding sequence ATGTGGGTCGAGAGATACATCGGTCGGGTCGGTGCACTTGCGGTAGCGCTGGGGGTGGGCGCGGCCATCGCGGGGTCCGGCTTCGGGGTTGCCCACGCCGACGACGGTGGCGCCACGGCCACCGATTCGTCGCCGAGTTCCGCGGAATCTCCGGGTTCGGCGACGCCCGACGACACGCCGGAGAAACCCGACGAACCGGAGAAGCCGGCGGAGCCGCAGGACACCGCCGTGCAGGACGAGGCGGAGGCGAAGCCGCTGAAGGGGCGCACCGTCACACGCGCCGATCGCCCGCGGCGTGGGTATGAGCGCTCGACCGTGGACGAACAGGTCGCCGCACCCGCACCACCGAAGAAACCGAAATCCGCGGACCCCGAACCCGCACAGGCGAAGCCCGACGCGGCGCCCGCGGCACCGGAACCGGTGCCCGTATCGGGATCGACCGCGCCTCGGGATCGGTCGGTCACACCCGAGGTGCACGCCACCGCCGGGCCGTCCGCGCGAGTCGAGAGAGCCTCGGCCCGTGCATCGTTGGGTCCCGATGCCGGTCCATCCGAACGCCTGCCGGGTGTGGGGCCGCAACTGTGGACCCTGGCGGCCTTCGCCCGCCGCGATCTGGAGCCGAGATCGGCGGCCACGCCCGCTGCCGCCGAGGTGCAGAAGTCTGCGGTGGTACCCGCGGCGGCGCCCGGGACCGTCACCTACACCGCCGGGCCCACCCTGTTCGACCGGGTCGCGGTGGTGGCACTGCGAGTGATCCGCGAGGTGTCCAAGTTCCTCGGGGTGAACCTGTACGGCCAACTCGGTAAGGCGATGGCCAGTTCGAACCCGCCGTTCTTCGCCAGGTTCGGGCTCGACGTCAAACGCACCGAATTCGAGGTTGCGCCCGGAAACGCCTGGAAGGTTTGGGAATTCACGCCCCGGGAGCCGTCGGGCAAGACCGTCATCGCGGTGCACGGCGGGGGGTTCATCCTGGAACCGATCGCCCTGCACTGGATCGACTACGCCGACATGGCGCGGCGCACCGGGGCGACGGTGGTGGTCCCGCTCTATCCGCTGGCCACCACCGAACGCGGCGCCGCGGTGAACATCGTGCCGGGCATGGCGGATTTCATCGCCGCCCGGATCGCCGCGGACGGCGCCGAGAACGTCAGCATCTACGCGGACTCGGCGGGCCCGAACCTGGCGCTGGGCGCCATCCGCGAGATGGTGCTGCGCGGTGACGAACTGCCGTCGAGCATGGTGCTCATTTCGTTCACCCCGGATCTGTCGCTGTCGAACCCGGCCGCGTTCGAGATCGACGACCCCATCCTCGATCTGGACAATCTGGAGTTCTACTCCGGCGTGAACCACTGGGGTGACGGACTGGATCCCCGGGACCCGATGATCAGCCCGCTGTTCCTGGAAGAGGAAGTGCTGGCGGCACTTCCGCCGACCACGATCTACGTCGGGTCGCTGGAGTTCGTGCTGCCCGATACGCTGCTGTTCCACCAGCGGGCCGTCGCGGCGGGCGCGTCGGTGTCCACCGTCGTCGGCGTCGGCCAGTACCACGACTGGCCGATCGGCGGGCTGCCGATCAACTCGCAGGCGCCCAAGGTGCGTAAGGCGATCTTCCGTCAGCTCGGCTTGATCGCCTGA